Proteins from a single region of Gambusia affinis linkage group LG12, SWU_Gaff_1.0, whole genome shotgun sequence:
- the LOC122841254 gene encoding ranBP-type and C3HC4-type zinc finger-containing protein 1-like isoform X2, producing the protein MALSSGSWALPAPVPASSQQPACSGPSPAACCSTVLMSVRVSVSHSGIRPLCLPGAGSDSLRLQLSMDPNLAGEFRLALRDTSGNRSVFIAEFDLRSVQYEVKSSRCHEMRLAASPHDCIRFNFRCDREAEAWSTVVISSLREAHRVANINACESDGKHDSEAAVDQRSSASLTLCEELCSELSKVIEAGDIQAASQHASALARQKAMLTIQLSQKNYTDGEISLSVVVEDASSSCCVTVVVFPYMSVATLKQQVFLEYGFHPRVQRWVIGQCLCSDPRSLASYGVQKDGDTAYLYLISARQARITRQLFQHDLENSLMASALPPGSSLTSHVWRGYSTLPSKLPHNNQETGGGNNKAGDIKDVLDFEKLQLNDHSNKASKTQQTEWACPSCTFINKPSRPGCEICATARPDVQSCVQQEKGRREDRRESGLSRS; encoded by the exons ATGGCACTCAGCTCGGGGAGCTGGGCTCTCCCAGCCCCGGTACCTGCCTCGTCCCAGCAGCCTGCGTGCAGCGGCCCCAGCCCGGCTGCATGCTGCAGCACTGTCCTGATGTCAGTCCGCGTCTCGGTGTCCCACTCCGGGATCAGACCCCTGTGCCTACCTGGGGCAGGCAGCGACTCTCTGCGGCTGCAGCTCAGCATGGACCCGAACCTGGCCGGAGAGTTCCGCCTGGCACTGCGAGATACGAGCGGAAACCGCAGTGTG TTCATTGCAGAGTTTGACCTGCGCTCGGTGCAATACGAGGTCAAATCCTCTCGCTGCCATGAGATGCGCCTCGCTGCTTCACCTCACGACTGCATCCGCTTCAACTTCCGCTGCGACCGCGAGGCCGAGGCTTGGTCCACCGTGGTGATATCGTCACTTAGAGAGGCGCACAGAG TGGCAAACATAAACGCCTGTGAGTCGGACGGGAAACACGACTCTGAAGCAGCGGTGGATCAGAGGAGCTCGGCCTCTCTGACGCTCTGTG AGGAGCTGTGCTCGGAGCTCTCCAAAGTGATCGAAGCAGGCGACATTCAGGCTGCCTCCCAGCACGCGTCCGCACTGGCTCGACAAAAAGCGATGCTGACGATCCAGCTGTCCCAGAAAAACTACACAGATGGAGAAATCAG TTTATCCGTGGTGGTGGAAGATGCCTCTTCTTCTTGCTGCGTCACAGTTGTAGTCTTTCCCTACATGTCTGTAGCTACACTCAAACAACAG GTCTTTCTAGAGTATGGCTTCCATCCCCGTGTGCAGCGCTGGGTGATCGGTCAGTGCCTGTGCTCTGATCCGCGGTCACTGGCTTCCTACGGAGTTCAGAAAGACGGCGATACAGCATATCTATACCTGATCTCTGCCAGACAAGCTCGCATTACACGGCAGCTGTTCCAGCATGACCTGGAGAACTCCCTGATGGCTTCGGCGCTGCCCCCCGGGAGCAGCCTCACATCCCATGTCTGGAGGGGTTACAGCACTCTGCCCTCCAAGCTTCCCCACAACAACCAGG AAACAGGTGGAGGGAATAACAAAGCAGGAGACATCAAAGACGTCCTGGATtttgagaagctgcagctgaacgATCACTCCAACAAGGCCAGTAAGACGCAG CAGACAGAGTGGGCCTGTCCTTCGTGCACTTTCATCAACAAGCCGTCTCGCCCGGGCTGCGAGATCTGTGCCACCGCCAGACCCGATGTGCAGAGCTGCGTCCAGCAG GAGAAAGGACGGAGAGAGGATCGCAGAGAGTCTGGTTTGAGCCGCAGCTGA
- the exosc4 gene encoding exosome complex component RRP41, translating to MAGLELLSDQGYRLDGRKATELRKVQARMGVFAQADGSAYLEQGNTKALAVVYGPHEMRGSRSRALHDRAVINCQYSMATFSTAERKRRPHGDRKSTEMSLHLKQTFEAAVMTQLFPRSQIDIYVKILQSDGGNYSVCVNAATLAVIDAGIPMRDYVCACTVGFVDETPLADLCYAEESGGVSSLALALLPRGGQIALVQMDARLHQDHLETLIEAAMTACKCVSKVLDEVVRQHLQETSVLSRE from the exons ATGGCGGGCTTGGAGCTGCTCTCTGATCAAGGATACCGCCTGGATGGAAGAAAAGCCACCGAACTACGGAAAGTTCAGGCCCGTATGGGAGTGTTTGCCCAGGCTGACGGGTCTGCTTATTTAGAGCAAGGAAACACCAAGGCTCTGGCTGTGGTCTACGGTCCGCACGAG ATGCGGGGCTCCAGAAGTCGGGCTCTTCACGATCGAGCTGTTATCAATTGCCAGTACAGCATGGCCACGTTCAGCACagctgagaggaagaggagaccaCATGGAGATCGCAAATCCACCGAGATGAGTCTCCACCTGAAGCAGACGTTTGAAGCTGCTGTAATGACCCAGCTCTTCCCACGCTCTCAGATAGACATCTATGTGAAG ATTCTACAGTCAGATGGAGGGAACTACAGTGTATGTGTGAATGCAGCTACATTGGCAGTCATTGATGCAGGCATCCCCATGAGAGACTACGTCTGCGCCTGCACCGTAGGTTTTGTCGATGAGACTCCCCTTGCCGACCTTTGCTATGCTGAGGAGAGCGGAGGAGTGAGTTCTCTGGCTTTGGCGCTGCTGCCCCGAGGTGGACAGATTGCTCTTGTTCAGATGGATGCTCGACTTCATCAGGACCACCTGGAAACTCTGATTGAAGCTGCAATGACTGCTTGTAAATGCGTGAGCAAGGTGTTGgatgaggtggtgaggcagcacCTCCAAGAAACATCGGTGCTCTCCAGAGAGTAA
- the gpaa1 gene encoding glycosylphosphatidylinositol anchor attachment 1 protein isoform X1 encodes MGLLSDPNRRRALINLLTRLNAPICALCYFAGVCWFMGLAFEPFTLRTYMSENAMGSTMVEERFPSGERALATGKEFAAHKKKVGGMPVDWLVKTMQARGLEVFTQSFSRTLPFPDENKERYIVKGTNVYGILRAPRAPRTEALVLSAPCSPGDNNNQAVGLLLGLAHYFRSQVFWAKDIIFLVNEHDLIGMQAWLESYHHTNTTGMDWSPLQGRGGSIQAALSLELSSDVITSLDIILEGLNGQLPNLDLANLFYAFCQKIGVLCTIQGRLQRNDWDSVSGYSHAVQTMMLMVMKQASGRPWGDHGLFLRYHIEAATIKGINSFRQYKTDVTTVGRLLEGMFRKLNNLLERLHQSYFFYLMPSLSHFVSIGYYMPAFGLLAVILLLRALDLWVQLVSPPAVAVDGVGDVAQQSSPGVLSVLTPLVISHLTGAALYILPTRFQEIAVEHFPVSETEAVVLTVIAVYTAGLALPHNTHRLLSGEGTEQGWRVLKLVAVLYLAVLLGCTALINFSLGFILALTLVPVAAFVTPHVPKTLSAVVLVILSPAFTLLFSVFFFQELEEMPVSFQDGWLLYLSVISQGILDHHLYGSLVYPLIALMVYPCWLLFWNILFWK; translated from the exons ATGGGACTTCTGTCTGATCCCAACAGGAGACGGGCTTTGATCAATCTGTTGACCCGCCTCAATGCTCCAATCTG TGCACTTTGCTACTTTGCCGGTGTGTGCTGGTTTATGGGGTTAGCGTTTGAGCCATTCACGTTGCGGACATATATGTCGGAGAATGCCATGGGATCCACCATGGTGGAGGAGCGCTTCCCTTCTGGAGAAAGAGCTCTGGCCACAGGCAAAGAGTTTGCTGCTCACAAGAAGAAAGTTGg TGGGATGCCGGTGGATTGGCTGGTGAAAACGATGCAGGCTCGAGGGCTGGAGGTGTTCACCCAGAGCTTCTCTCGTACGCTGCCCTTTCCAGATGAAAATAAAGAGAGATAT ATTGTGAAAGGTACAAATGTCTACGGGATCCTTCGCGCCCCTCGAGCTCCACGAACTGAAGCCCTGGTGCTCAGTGCTCCTTGCAGCCCTGGCGACAACAACAACCAGGCTGTGGGCCTGCTGCTGGGCTTAGCTCACTACTTCCGCA GTCAGGTTTTTTGGGCCAAGGACATTATTTTCCTTGTGAACGAGCATGACTTGATTGGTATGCAGGCCTGGTTGGAGAGCTACCACCACACCAACACTACAG GAATGGACTGGTCTCCATTACAAGGCCGCGGAGGTTCAATCCAGGCTGCTCTGTCCTTGGAGCTcagcagtgatgtcatcaccAGTTTGGACATAATACTGGAAGGCCTCAATGGCCAGTTGCCAAACCTGGATTTGGCAAACCTCTTCTATGCTTTCTGCCAGAAGATAGGAGTCCTCTGCACCATCCAGGGCCGG CTGCAGAGGAACGACTGGGACAGCGTGTCCGGGTACAGCCATGCCGTCCAGACCATGATGCTGATGGTAATGAAGCAGGCCAGCGGGCGGCCGTGGGGAGACCACGGTTTGTTCCTGCGCTACCACATAGAGGCGGCCACCATCAAGGGCATCAACAGCTTCCGCCAGTACAAGACAGACGTCACCACCGTCGGCAG actCCTGGAAGGAATGTTTCGAAAACTGAACAATCTTCTGGAACGTCTTCACCAGTCCTACTTCTTCTACCTCATGCCATCACTTTCCCACTTTGTCTCCATTGGATACTACATGCCTGCCTTCGGCCTCCTTGCAGTCATCCTGCTGCTTCGC GCCTTGGACCTTTGGGTGCAGCTTGTCAGTCCACCTGCCGTAGCAGTGGACGGAGTTGGTGACGTCGCTCAG CAGTCCAGCCCTGGGGTTCTGTCAGTGTTGACTCCTCTGGTGATCAGCCACCTGACCGGAGCGGCTCTGTACATCCTGCCGACCCGTTTCCAGGAGATCGCTGTCGAACACTTCCCTGTTTCTGAGACCGAAGCCGTCGTCCTCACAGTCATCGCTGTTTACACAGCAGGCCTGGCTCTGCCTCATAACACACACAG GTTGTTGTCGGGGGAGGGGACGGAGCAGGGCTGGAGGGTGCTGAAGCTAGTTGCTGTGCTTTATCTGGCTGTCCTGCTGGGTTGCACTGCCCTCATTAACTTCTCCCTGGGCTTCATCCTGGCTCTCACCCTGGTGCCTGTGGCTGCTTTTGTTACACCCCACGTGCCAAA AACTTTGTCAGCTGTCGTCTTGGTGATCCTCAGCCCAGCCTTCACGCtcctcttctctgtgtttttcttccaagaGCTGGAGGAAATGCCTGTTAGCTTCCAGGATGGCTGGCTGTTGTACCTGTCGGTTATTTCTCAGGGGATCCTGGACCACCACTTGTACGGTTCTCTGGTGTACCCACTGATTGCCTTGATGGTTTATCCGTGCTGGCTGCTTTTCTGGAACATCCTCTTCTGGAAGTAG
- the gpaa1 gene encoding glycosylphosphatidylinositol anchor attachment 1 protein isoform X2 — MGLLSDPNRRRALINLLTRLNAPICALCYFAGVCWFMGLAFEPFTLRTYMSENAMGSTMVEERFPSGERALATGKEFAAHKKKVGGMPVDWLVKTMQARGLEVFTQSFSRTLPFPDENKERYIVKGTNVYGILRAPRAPRTEALVLSAPCSPGDNNNQAVGLLLGLAHYFRSQVFWAKDIIFLVNEHDLIGMQAWLESYHHTNTTGMDWSPLQGRGGSIQAALSLELSSDVITSLDIILEGLNGQLPNLDLANLFYAFCQKIGVLCTIQGRLQRNDWDSVSGYSHAVQTMMLMVMKQASGRPWGDHGLFLRYHIEAATIKGINSFRQYKTDVTTVGRLLEGMFRKLNNLLERLHQSYFFYLMPSLSHFVSIGYYMPAFGLLAVILLLRALDLWVQLVSPPAVAVDGVGDVAQSSPGVLSVLTPLVISHLTGAALYILPTRFQEIAVEHFPVSETEAVVLTVIAVYTAGLALPHNTHRLLSGEGTEQGWRVLKLVAVLYLAVLLGCTALINFSLGFILALTLVPVAAFVTPHVPKTLSAVVLVILSPAFTLLFSVFFFQELEEMPVSFQDGWLLYLSVISQGILDHHLYGSLVYPLIALMVYPCWLLFWNILFWK, encoded by the exons ATGGGACTTCTGTCTGATCCCAACAGGAGACGGGCTTTGATCAATCTGTTGACCCGCCTCAATGCTCCAATCTG TGCACTTTGCTACTTTGCCGGTGTGTGCTGGTTTATGGGGTTAGCGTTTGAGCCATTCACGTTGCGGACATATATGTCGGAGAATGCCATGGGATCCACCATGGTGGAGGAGCGCTTCCCTTCTGGAGAAAGAGCTCTGGCCACAGGCAAAGAGTTTGCTGCTCACAAGAAGAAAGTTGg TGGGATGCCGGTGGATTGGCTGGTGAAAACGATGCAGGCTCGAGGGCTGGAGGTGTTCACCCAGAGCTTCTCTCGTACGCTGCCCTTTCCAGATGAAAATAAAGAGAGATAT ATTGTGAAAGGTACAAATGTCTACGGGATCCTTCGCGCCCCTCGAGCTCCACGAACTGAAGCCCTGGTGCTCAGTGCTCCTTGCAGCCCTGGCGACAACAACAACCAGGCTGTGGGCCTGCTGCTGGGCTTAGCTCACTACTTCCGCA GTCAGGTTTTTTGGGCCAAGGACATTATTTTCCTTGTGAACGAGCATGACTTGATTGGTATGCAGGCCTGGTTGGAGAGCTACCACCACACCAACACTACAG GAATGGACTGGTCTCCATTACAAGGCCGCGGAGGTTCAATCCAGGCTGCTCTGTCCTTGGAGCTcagcagtgatgtcatcaccAGTTTGGACATAATACTGGAAGGCCTCAATGGCCAGTTGCCAAACCTGGATTTGGCAAACCTCTTCTATGCTTTCTGCCAGAAGATAGGAGTCCTCTGCACCATCCAGGGCCGG CTGCAGAGGAACGACTGGGACAGCGTGTCCGGGTACAGCCATGCCGTCCAGACCATGATGCTGATGGTAATGAAGCAGGCCAGCGGGCGGCCGTGGGGAGACCACGGTTTGTTCCTGCGCTACCACATAGAGGCGGCCACCATCAAGGGCATCAACAGCTTCCGCCAGTACAAGACAGACGTCACCACCGTCGGCAG actCCTGGAAGGAATGTTTCGAAAACTGAACAATCTTCTGGAACGTCTTCACCAGTCCTACTTCTTCTACCTCATGCCATCACTTTCCCACTTTGTCTCCATTGGATACTACATGCCTGCCTTCGGCCTCCTTGCAGTCATCCTGCTGCTTCGC GCCTTGGACCTTTGGGTGCAGCTTGTCAGTCCACCTGCCGTAGCAGTGGACGGAGTTGGTGACGTCGCTCAG TCCAGCCCTGGGGTTCTGTCAGTGTTGACTCCTCTGGTGATCAGCCACCTGACCGGAGCGGCTCTGTACATCCTGCCGACCCGTTTCCAGGAGATCGCTGTCGAACACTTCCCTGTTTCTGAGACCGAAGCCGTCGTCCTCACAGTCATCGCTGTTTACACAGCAGGCCTGGCTCTGCCTCATAACACACACAG GTTGTTGTCGGGGGAGGGGACGGAGCAGGGCTGGAGGGTGCTGAAGCTAGTTGCTGTGCTTTATCTGGCTGTCCTGCTGGGTTGCACTGCCCTCATTAACTTCTCCCTGGGCTTCATCCTGGCTCTCACCCTGGTGCCTGTGGCTGCTTTTGTTACACCCCACGTGCCAAA AACTTTGTCAGCTGTCGTCTTGGTGATCCTCAGCCCAGCCTTCACGCtcctcttctctgtgtttttcttccaagaGCTGGAGGAAATGCCTGTTAGCTTCCAGGATGGCTGGCTGTTGTACCTGTCGGTTATTTCTCAGGGGATCCTGGACCACCACTTGTACGGTTCTCTGGTGTACCCACTGATTGCCTTGATGGTTTATCCGTGCTGGCTGCTTTTCTGGAACATCCTCTTCTGGAAGTAG
- the LOC122841254 gene encoding ranBP-type and C3HC4-type zinc finger-containing protein 1-like isoform X4: MALSSGSWALPAPVPASSQQPACSGPSPAACCSTVLMSVRVSVSHSGIRPLCLPGAGSDSLRLQLSMDPNLAGEFRLALRDTSGNRSVFIAEFDLRSVQYEVKSSRCHEMRLAASPHDCIRFNFRCDREAEAWSTVVISSLREAHRVANINACESDGKHDSEAAVDQRSSASLTLCEELCSELSKVIEAGDIQAASQHASALARQKAMLTIQLSQKNYTDGEISLSVVVEDASSSCCVTVVVFPYMSVATLKQQVFLEYGFHPRVQRWVIGQCLCSDPRSLASYGVQKDGDTAYLYLISARQARITRQLFQHDLENSLMASALPPGSSLTSHVWRGYSTLPSKLPHNNQETGGGNNKAGDIKDVLDFEKLQLNDHSNKQTEWACPSCTFINKPSRPGCEICATARPDVQSCVQQEKGRREDRRESGLSRS, encoded by the exons ATGGCACTCAGCTCGGGGAGCTGGGCTCTCCCAGCCCCGGTACCTGCCTCGTCCCAGCAGCCTGCGTGCAGCGGCCCCAGCCCGGCTGCATGCTGCAGCACTGTCCTGATGTCAGTCCGCGTCTCGGTGTCCCACTCCGGGATCAGACCCCTGTGCCTACCTGGGGCAGGCAGCGACTCTCTGCGGCTGCAGCTCAGCATGGACCCGAACCTGGCCGGAGAGTTCCGCCTGGCACTGCGAGATACGAGCGGAAACCGCAGTGTG TTCATTGCAGAGTTTGACCTGCGCTCGGTGCAATACGAGGTCAAATCCTCTCGCTGCCATGAGATGCGCCTCGCTGCTTCACCTCACGACTGCATCCGCTTCAACTTCCGCTGCGACCGCGAGGCCGAGGCTTGGTCCACCGTGGTGATATCGTCACTTAGAGAGGCGCACAGAG TGGCAAACATAAACGCCTGTGAGTCGGACGGGAAACACGACTCTGAAGCAGCGGTGGATCAGAGGAGCTCGGCCTCTCTGACGCTCTGTG AGGAGCTGTGCTCGGAGCTCTCCAAAGTGATCGAAGCAGGCGACATTCAGGCTGCCTCCCAGCACGCGTCCGCACTGGCTCGACAAAAAGCGATGCTGACGATCCAGCTGTCCCAGAAAAACTACACAGATGGAGAAATCAG TTTATCCGTGGTGGTGGAAGATGCCTCTTCTTCTTGCTGCGTCACAGTTGTAGTCTTTCCCTACATGTCTGTAGCTACACTCAAACAACAG GTCTTTCTAGAGTATGGCTTCCATCCCCGTGTGCAGCGCTGGGTGATCGGTCAGTGCCTGTGCTCTGATCCGCGGTCACTGGCTTCCTACGGAGTTCAGAAAGACGGCGATACAGCATATCTATACCTGATCTCTGCCAGACAAGCTCGCATTACACGGCAGCTGTTCCAGCATGACCTGGAGAACTCCCTGATGGCTTCGGCGCTGCCCCCCGGGAGCAGCCTCACATCCCATGTCTGGAGGGGTTACAGCACTCTGCCCTCCAAGCTTCCCCACAACAACCAGG AAACAGGTGGAGGGAATAACAAAGCAGGAGACATCAAAGACGTCCTGGATtttgagaagctgcagctgaacgATCACTCCAACAAG CAGACAGAGTGGGCCTGTCCTTCGTGCACTTTCATCAACAAGCCGTCTCGCCCGGGCTGCGAGATCTGTGCCACCGCCAGACCCGATGTGCAGAGCTGCGTCCAGCAG GAGAAAGGACGGAGAGAGGATCGCAGAGAGTCTGGTTTGAGCCGCAGCTGA
- the LOC122841254 gene encoding ranBP-type and C3HC4-type zinc finger-containing protein 1-like isoform X3, whose amino-acid sequence MALSSGSWALPAPVPASSQQPACSGPSPAACCSTVLMSVRVSVSHSGIRPLCLPGAGSDSLRLQLSMDPNLAGEFRLALRDTSGNRSVFIAEFDLRSVQYEVKSSRCHEMRLAASPHDCIRFNFRCDREAEAWSTVVISSLREAHRVANINACESDGKHDSEAAVDQRSSASLTLCEELCSELSKVIEAGDIQAASQHASALARQKAMLTIQLSQKNYTDGEISLSVVVEDASSSCCVTVVVFPYMSVATLKQQVFLEYGFHPRVQRWVIGQCLCSDPRSLASYGVQKDGDTAYLYLISARQARITRQLFQHDLENSLMASALPPGSSLTSHVWRGYSTLPSKLPHNNQAETGGGNNKAGDIKDVLDFEKLQLNDHSNKQTEWACPSCTFINKPSRPGCEICATARPDVQSCVQQEKGRREDRRESGLSRS is encoded by the exons ATGGCACTCAGCTCGGGGAGCTGGGCTCTCCCAGCCCCGGTACCTGCCTCGTCCCAGCAGCCTGCGTGCAGCGGCCCCAGCCCGGCTGCATGCTGCAGCACTGTCCTGATGTCAGTCCGCGTCTCGGTGTCCCACTCCGGGATCAGACCCCTGTGCCTACCTGGGGCAGGCAGCGACTCTCTGCGGCTGCAGCTCAGCATGGACCCGAACCTGGCCGGAGAGTTCCGCCTGGCACTGCGAGATACGAGCGGAAACCGCAGTGTG TTCATTGCAGAGTTTGACCTGCGCTCGGTGCAATACGAGGTCAAATCCTCTCGCTGCCATGAGATGCGCCTCGCTGCTTCACCTCACGACTGCATCCGCTTCAACTTCCGCTGCGACCGCGAGGCCGAGGCTTGGTCCACCGTGGTGATATCGTCACTTAGAGAGGCGCACAGAG TGGCAAACATAAACGCCTGTGAGTCGGACGGGAAACACGACTCTGAAGCAGCGGTGGATCAGAGGAGCTCGGCCTCTCTGACGCTCTGTG AGGAGCTGTGCTCGGAGCTCTCCAAAGTGATCGAAGCAGGCGACATTCAGGCTGCCTCCCAGCACGCGTCCGCACTGGCTCGACAAAAAGCGATGCTGACGATCCAGCTGTCCCAGAAAAACTACACAGATGGAGAAATCAG TTTATCCGTGGTGGTGGAAGATGCCTCTTCTTCTTGCTGCGTCACAGTTGTAGTCTTTCCCTACATGTCTGTAGCTACACTCAAACAACAG GTCTTTCTAGAGTATGGCTTCCATCCCCGTGTGCAGCGCTGGGTGATCGGTCAGTGCCTGTGCTCTGATCCGCGGTCACTGGCTTCCTACGGAGTTCAGAAAGACGGCGATACAGCATATCTATACCTGATCTCTGCCAGACAAGCTCGCATTACACGGCAGCTGTTCCAGCATGACCTGGAGAACTCCCTGATGGCTTCGGCGCTGCCCCCCGGGAGCAGCCTCACATCCCATGTCTGGAGGGGTTACAGCACTCTGCCCTCCAAGCTTCCCCACAACAACCAGG CAGAAACAGGTGGAGGGAATAACAAAGCAGGAGACATCAAAGACGTCCTGGATtttgagaagctgcagctgaacgATCACTCCAACAAG CAGACAGAGTGGGCCTGTCCTTCGTGCACTTTCATCAACAAGCCGTCTCGCCCGGGCTGCGAGATCTGTGCCACCGCCAGACCCGATGTGCAGAGCTGCGTCCAGCAG GAGAAAGGACGGAGAGAGGATCGCAGAGAGTCTGGTTTGAGCCGCAGCTGA
- the LOC122841254 gene encoding ranBP-type and C3HC4-type zinc finger-containing protein 1-like isoform X1, with the protein MALSSGSWALPAPVPASSQQPACSGPSPAACCSTVLMSVRVSVSHSGIRPLCLPGAGSDSLRLQLSMDPNLAGEFRLALRDTSGNRSVFIAEFDLRSVQYEVKSSRCHEMRLAASPHDCIRFNFRCDREAEAWSTVVISSLREAHRVANINACESDGKHDSEAAVDQRSSASLTLCEELCSELSKVIEAGDIQAASQHASALARQKAMLTIQLSQKNYTDGEISLSVVVEDASSSCCVTVVVFPYMSVATLKQQVFLEYGFHPRVQRWVIGQCLCSDPRSLASYGVQKDGDTAYLYLISARQARITRQLFQHDLENSLMASALPPGSSLTSHVWRGYSTLPSKLPHNNQAETGGGNNKAGDIKDVLDFEKLQLNDHSNKASKTQQTEWACPSCTFINKPSRPGCEICATARPDVQSCVQQEKGRREDRRESGLSRS; encoded by the exons ATGGCACTCAGCTCGGGGAGCTGGGCTCTCCCAGCCCCGGTACCTGCCTCGTCCCAGCAGCCTGCGTGCAGCGGCCCCAGCCCGGCTGCATGCTGCAGCACTGTCCTGATGTCAGTCCGCGTCTCGGTGTCCCACTCCGGGATCAGACCCCTGTGCCTACCTGGGGCAGGCAGCGACTCTCTGCGGCTGCAGCTCAGCATGGACCCGAACCTGGCCGGAGAGTTCCGCCTGGCACTGCGAGATACGAGCGGAAACCGCAGTGTG TTCATTGCAGAGTTTGACCTGCGCTCGGTGCAATACGAGGTCAAATCCTCTCGCTGCCATGAGATGCGCCTCGCTGCTTCACCTCACGACTGCATCCGCTTCAACTTCCGCTGCGACCGCGAGGCCGAGGCTTGGTCCACCGTGGTGATATCGTCACTTAGAGAGGCGCACAGAG TGGCAAACATAAACGCCTGTGAGTCGGACGGGAAACACGACTCTGAAGCAGCGGTGGATCAGAGGAGCTCGGCCTCTCTGACGCTCTGTG AGGAGCTGTGCTCGGAGCTCTCCAAAGTGATCGAAGCAGGCGACATTCAGGCTGCCTCCCAGCACGCGTCCGCACTGGCTCGACAAAAAGCGATGCTGACGATCCAGCTGTCCCAGAAAAACTACACAGATGGAGAAATCAG TTTATCCGTGGTGGTGGAAGATGCCTCTTCTTCTTGCTGCGTCACAGTTGTAGTCTTTCCCTACATGTCTGTAGCTACACTCAAACAACAG GTCTTTCTAGAGTATGGCTTCCATCCCCGTGTGCAGCGCTGGGTGATCGGTCAGTGCCTGTGCTCTGATCCGCGGTCACTGGCTTCCTACGGAGTTCAGAAAGACGGCGATACAGCATATCTATACCTGATCTCTGCCAGACAAGCTCGCATTACACGGCAGCTGTTCCAGCATGACCTGGAGAACTCCCTGATGGCTTCGGCGCTGCCCCCCGGGAGCAGCCTCACATCCCATGTCTGGAGGGGTTACAGCACTCTGCCCTCCAAGCTTCCCCACAACAACCAGG CAGAAACAGGTGGAGGGAATAACAAAGCAGGAGACATCAAAGACGTCCTGGATtttgagaagctgcagctgaacgATCACTCCAACAAGGCCAGTAAGACGCAG CAGACAGAGTGGGCCTGTCCTTCGTGCACTTTCATCAACAAGCCGTCTCGCCCGGGCTGCGAGATCTGTGCCACCGCCAGACCCGATGTGCAGAGCTGCGTCCAGCAG GAGAAAGGACGGAGAGAGGATCGCAGAGAGTCTGGTTTGAGCCGCAGCTGA